TAAGGTATGGAAGGAAATATGGGCCgagggtgtttgtttctatgttttgttatttttattattattattactttttttttctttttttatgtaaagcattttgtgttgtatctctcttgtatgaaaagtgctctacaaataaagtctgattgattggtttatataaatatatatatatatatatatatatatatatatatatatatatatatatttatattagggttgtcaaaagtatcgatactcaaaaaagtatcaatactaaaacgttgtatccggatacgatactcgttttaaaaagtatcgattgttaatattgttctaattgttattgtttattgtatttatttaatttttttgcactactcatagttgcagtttctttttgcacaactgtttttttattataaatatttaacctgtggttctgttcatttttacatgttgcatttttcttgttaataaaaatatttctgttaaattttggggtctttttttatccttgtggtatatatatatatatatatatatatatatatatatagctgtaACAATATAAAGTGCAGAAGAAACAATTTCTGAAACTATTTTAATAGCTAATCAATCATTTAAGTGattattttatggtaaaaatgccattttcaggctctcaaatatggagatttcctgcttttcttgaGTAAActgattaattaaattaatataataatgaattaatgaataattaattgGGTTATGGACTTAATCGAAACATCATCTCAGACAGATGATtggtttctgacattttatagattaattgattgtaaaataattgtaaaaataacaataaccagTCACACTTACTGTTGCTGGGGGACGGTTTAACatttgtaaaatgtgtttttacattttctcatatCTGTAAGGAAAGATATCGCTGCAACGATTAGTCAACTAATCGACAGAATAAATAATCTAAAACTATTTTAATAGCTCATCAATCATTTGAGTGATTATTTATGGCAGGAATTACATTTTCAGGCTCTCAAAcatggagatttcctgcttttcttgattttttttcactgagtaaactgattaattattaattaaattaatataataatgaattaatgaataattaattgGGTTATGGATTAATAGACACATCACCTCAGATTATgattgttttctgacattttatagattgACCCCGCTctaaaaaaaactctaaaaactcaacttatattgtaaattcagtttatattgtaaaaaattatatttatacttataACATCTGTTTACACTGTGCCATATTGCGAtactaaattataataataataataataatacattttatttttagagcaCTTTACAAGATACTCAAAGActctttacagttaaaacagtaaaaatgcattacaaataaaaacaaacaattaaaatcaacaacattaaaagcagtttcTGATACTATTTGCCATATTTATACCATTAATCTGTTCATAccgtcatatttatttatactatttatattattaaatcTCCCAGATTGCCTCTGTCTTTTCTTCTATGTCTTCTTGcttgtatttatgtatatacgtttacattttatatcttatttatattttatatttcatgtttattgcTGTTTGAACCGGAGATAAGAGGGAAACACAATTTAATTTCTCTGTATTTCCTGAACATATGGCTGCatttgataaataaagttgacttgattataaatttaaaaaagtaaaaataacaataaccagTCAAagatatttttctctctctcgttGTGAATGTTCTTACCTTTCCTGAGATCTCGATGCCGATCTCATCCAGAACCTGGTTGACGATGTCCTGAGATTCTTCTTCGTCTCCTGATTCATCAAAGATCTCGTCCAGAGTGTCGTTGACTggacagagagtgagacagacaggtaaataataataataataaacaaacaaacacattgatTTTAGTCACAGTTTGGACTGGAGCGAGATAACAATAAACCAAACTAGCAAACATATGCAGATGCTTGTGTGTTAGCATTTCCCCCTCTCcatctaaatcaggggtctcaaactcaaattacctgggggccgctggaggcagtatcaaaatgaccaaaaaagacacaaactatttttaaaaaagacacaaaattattaaaaaaagacacagaattactaagaaagacacaaaatgatttaaaaaagacaaaattatttaaaaatgacaaaattaccaaaaaaaacaacaaaattatttaagaaagacacagaattattaaaaagacacaaacatttttttttttaaaagacacaaaattaccaaaaaaagacaatattattttaaaaagacacaaaattattaaaaagacacaaaatcatttaaaaaagacacaacattatttaaaaagacacaaaatcaccaaaagaagtaattaaagggaccttccacacacaacacggtaaagtgccattcatataaaactcacattaaactttcatatcaaggtgggggccacaaaatattgtcacgagggccacaattggcccgcgggccgccagtttgagacccctgatctaaatcaTTGTCAAaaatccaacctggtctcacaggaatccgtggaatagccacggattctcttaactcaaaatccgtggaatagccacggaatcactcaaatttccgtgaaactgacacggatttcgctacaatgcaagttaatgacagtcatatcccgtggctattccaacatacaaagtgattatgttcattcactgagtgaatatttagaaaataaaacatatatttctcgctagaaatgtgatcaaaatccatttttatgcagaaactaagtcaaaatattgatttttttcactaaaaatgagagaactgtatGTTGGCagcgttttcattttgtaaGACAGGACtcattaaattacttaatataatgctatgtggtttaattaatttaaaatgcctaatcacattaaatttttcatgttttcatgttaaatctcgacctgtaaagtaactaaagctgtcagataaatgtagtggagtaaaaagtacaatatttgataAAGATGATTCCTTAAtttgttggttttgttggttttcatgtgtaatgtttttttgtgtgatttttgtgggtttgtttgttcttgtgtgtgtttttgtattttttgtgggttttttatgtgtgttttgtgtttgttttatgtgtgttttttttgtattttttgtaaaaaaaaaaaaaatgtatgtgttgtcGGTAacgcaagttaatgacagtcatatttttctggcgagatcttcgccacaaagtgattatgtacattcactgagtgaatatttagaaaataaaacatatatttctcgctagaaatgtgatcaaaatccatttttatgcaatgAGTTGCAATAGTTTTTTATGCaataaaatgagagaactgtccgccattttttttgttctgaccgccgggaccttgaaagtcacgtgacttggaacaaaccaataggaacaaatatccatggaatagccacgggatatgactgtctttaacttgcattgtagccaaatccgtgtcagtttcacggaaatttaagtgattccgtggctattccacggattcctgtgagaccaggttccaaaaaTCATACTTTGAGGTCTTGTCTTTTGCTAATCAAAGCCTATTGCAACACATGTCACGTTACACCGTTCACTTGCTTCCTAACAGTGTGGTTTTGGAGCTCTTTGAGCTCTTTGTGTGTATTATGAGGACTTACTCATGTCCTCAGTCATGCCCATCTTCATGTTCTCCTTCTGGAAGTCCTGCATGTTCTTCAGGGTCTTCTGAGGATCCATCTTCTTATTCACTGCTTGCATCGTCTGAACACATGAATAAAAGAAAGGTGAGAGTTCATAATGAGGTCTTCAGTTGGTTCTGAGGAGAAGCTGTAGAGGAATGTAGCTTCAATCTGAACTTTTTAGAGAAATCTAATTTCACAGACAAGGACGTTTCCCAAACAGCAGGTTACACATGATATCTCCACTTATTACAAATCAGGAAATATTAGGTTATTTGGTTGAAAAGAGGCGTTGGAAGGATCTGCACTCATTAGCATCTTGGGATATTAGAACTATTTCAGtcttatgctcattttcaggttcatacttgtattttggggcTTCTACTACAAGTTTGCATGCTTAAATGTtgcttaaaaaacacattttcctaaaaaagcccactctgctctgattggtcagtgtttctgggtTTCCACATCTGCAATTTTGGTGTCTGTGCACCATCACTGCAGCCTAGAAATGACTTTAACTGCACCAGAGCAGCACTTTCTGCATCTAAATAGCATAaaagtgacatcacaaccttaaaAAAGTCCGGATTATTTAAAGTCAAGGTTTCTGAATAGGAGTTGTGCACATTTCTTCCTCAATTTTGGTACTTTCACAGAATTTATACAGCAACTAGACctgatttatattaaaaaaaaaacatgaccctCAATGACAAAAATCATACAGCAAGATATTGGGATACAAAATCAGGTCatttaaattgataataaagCAGAAAAATCAGACTTTTCCCAAGGAGCAGATTCCAAATAATATCTCCACTTACAACAAATTAGGAAATATCAGGTTATTTGGTTGAAAAGGGGCTTTAGAAGGCTCTGCActcattagcatgttagcatattAGAAGTATTACTAATACACAAAGAAACTCTAAATTATGCATCTCCTTCCTTCCTGTGAAACATCAGCAGCTCTAAAGTGGCAACAACATCCTCCTCAACCTCCAGACCACGTCAACAAacacaataatgataatattataataataatataataatgataataataataataataataatatattataataataatattattataatattattattataatataataataataataataatatattataataatattattattattatattattattattataataataatattataataatattattattattatactaataatatcattataataatattatgagAGGAATGTTACTATCGAGGGGAAATACTGAATGGAAGCTGCAACTTTTGAGTCAATAAACTTTTTGCACGTCACATAAAACAATTAACACATTTCTCCCTCCGCTGCACcacctcccacctcctcctcctcctcctcaacactccATTAATCTGAAGCCTAATTATATTTGACCTGTGTATGTTTGTGGAGTCACACTCTGTACGTACGTCGCTTCTGGCCAATTACCACCTTTCACACTTCATTAACAACAAACCACGGCAACAGACTTTAAACACCAACAGATCCCACATTAATACTTTAATTACAACTCTAAATTATTGATACAAGAAACTAGTTCATATGCTAAACAGAAACACACCTAACTCTCCTAGCAGGGACTCGACTCTAGtggatattatattatatatattctaaaagcCCATTTTATAACCATTTAATTTTcttgtcatttactttttttggtttttgattttacatgtaaatgaacaaacaaacaatcaacatgaagaccgatagacaaatacagaaaatatcaagggaAAAGTAAAATCTTACAAAATggaaaggtacaaagaaatgaaagtattctgGTTTTATGGTAGAGACGTATGAACGTGTTGgagtttgtctttctttctcttctgcacatttttgcatataatttgcacattctccacttaatttgcattaagttgtatatagtatattgtatattgttaaatgtcttttcttagataataataatacattttatttgtaaagcacttttcatacagaaatctcaaagtgctacagaaaccagaaacaagaaagagaaaactcattaaaatcagcagtagataattaaaaaaaagacacgggtcataaagtacattatgcagagacaaaatacaaaaaacatctagggacaacctaatacttttttgtatattgtagattgttatattttttatttgttgtgttaATTGTGTGAAAATTTtgtggctgtaacaaagaaatttccccgctgtgggattaataaagtctaatctaatctaatccatttttgccaattttcaataaatacccCTTttcgtgttcttaaattgaaagtaattctttccattacaaagatgTTGTTCACAATatcaatccattcatctgcactCTTCAGACATTTCTTCCTTATTGATTTCTAACAGGCCAGCAGTTATATTCTCAGTAAATATTGATCTTTATTCCTCTTATAATCCTGTTTAAAGGCGTTTCTTACCTTTGCCGTGGCGGACATGGCACCGGCCATCTTCATCTGAGAGTTCATGAGTTTGGTCTGCGTGGACATGGAGGTGACCTTTGAACTGACGGCGTAGGTTCTGGTCTTCTGCTTCCTAAGCTGCACCAGCTGCTTGGCCAGAATCTTACAGGCCTCCCTGTTCCCACTCTTAGCCATCTTCTTGATCTCAGCTTCCTGGAAGGTCAACAGGAGAATCTGAGATATTAGAACTTTGGACACTTATTAGAGCTGGGCgacatatcgatatatttttaaatgtgatatggaattacacCATAGTACTGAGAGATCTgagtactttttccaccactggtattttgcattttgtatttttattgtttaactGGTTTTAGCTTTAGACCACGTAGAAATCATTcagttagggttgtcaaaagtatcgattgTTAATATTGTtccaattgttattgtttattgtatttatttattttctgcactacctcagacctgaagcttgttatcatagctgcagtttctttttgcacaactgtttttattattataaatatttaacctgtggttctgttcatttttacatgttgcatttttcttgttaataaaaatatttctgttaaattttggggtcttggtggtatcgaaaatggtatcgagtatcgaatatcgagttgaacattttagtatcataACAACCCTATTTTCAATTGTATGAAATCTGACTTTCTGGAgggaaaatatattgaaaacacaagctgatttttctttttttttatgtagcaACATGTGTAAAATCCACATGATATTTGGATTGAAGCTGCTTTTGCAATGCGACACATTGTCCATGTGTTCAGAAAAATCCTTTCCTTTGTTTCTACATAAAGGTTTCTAGTTCCTAGCAGGCAAAGTCTACCAGCCTCACATTCCTTCATGTCTAGGAGAGTATTATTAtctctccatcacctcctcctcctcctccctccttttgTGACAGCACAGTAAATAAGACATTACAAGCTTCACATCAGCACAAGTCCCACTGCTCTCATCTGTATCTTCTCTCCCTCTTAAAGCATTCATACTTTTTTCAGATGACAGTGCACTTGACATTATTATTGTCactgtgtgcctttttttccctcacacAGCTCTACAGTTTTTCCTCTCCACGGCattcatttgaatatttttctgctCGGAAAAGCAAGAAAATACAGTCCAGACTGAACCTGATGCACctgtctgtgtttatgtgtttgtgtgtgtgtttgtgagataaAGTGAGAGACACGGAGCTGAGTGGGGAATGTCTATTGCCTCATCAAAcattaataattgattgttgtTTCCTGGAGAAGCTTTTAGCTGACACacagaagaaataaacaacagaaGCTGGTTGCTGTAGTGTGTGTTGGTGCTGAGAGGCTGGCTAGCTACTGTAACCTGCAGCTCCACGCTGCTGCTCtcctgggacacacacacacacacacactaacacacacacacacacactaacacacacacactctggtgCCCACACACTGCTTCCCTGTGGGCATCTGTGTATTTTCAGATGTTTACCAAAGCTAAAAGCGTGTATTATCTTGCCAGTGTGTAAAGCCTGATGACTTTATTTACTGTGTCTATATTTGCAAAACACGTTTTTGTCTCTCGGGAGCTCGCAGgatgtatttctgtttgtttatcaaTGCGTATTGTGGGGACGTATGCGGTGCAATAAGAGGAACTCACGGTAGCACTTAGCAGGTCAGaggatcagcagcagcacagagaagatatttacataataatgattataCAATATACTCTACGAGATACCCGCTGATCATCCAGAGACGTGGAGTGGCTCTTAA
This sequence is a window from Centropristis striata isolate RG_2023a ecotype Rhode Island chromosome 10, C.striata_1.0, whole genome shotgun sequence. Protein-coding genes within it:
- the chmp2ba gene encoding charged multivesicular body protein 2Ba, which translates into the protein MAFLKKKTVDDIIKEQSKELRGTQRQITRDRTALERQEKQMEAEIKKMAKSGNREACKILAKQLVQLRKQKTRTYAVSSKVTSMSTQTKLMNSQMKMAGAMSATAKTMQAVNKKMDPQKTLKNMQDFQKENMKMGMTEDMINDTLDEIFDESGDEEESQDIVNQVLDEIGIEISGKMVTAPAAGRSLPGAASSSKQATISDEEIERQLRALGVD